In the Streptomyces cinnamoneus genome, ACTCCGCGAGCCGGCCCGCGCCGCCGACCGTGCCCGTGCAGCTCAGCCGGGTGCCGCCCGGCATCTCCTCGGGCAGGGCGCTCAGCGCGATCGTCACCGTGCCGGACCCCCGCGCCTCCGTGCCCTCGCCGGACAGCTCGTAGACGCCGTCCCGCTCGGTCAGGCGCAGCGCTCCCCGGTAGGTGATCGTGGAACCGCCGATGCGCAGTCGCAGCCGCCCCGTGAGCGTGGTGCCGGCCGAAGCGTCCTGCTGCAGGCCGGGCACGCACCGCGCGACGCGCGCGGGATCGCTCAGGACCCGCCGCACCGCGCCGACGGGAAACGGAACGAACACCTCATGCTCCATAGCTAGCGAGCCTACCCACCGGGCCCCGCACCAGTACCCGCCCGGTCGACTCCGATCGAACTTTCCGTCAGAAGACGGTCAGTATCCGACCGTGAAGCGCTCACCCACGTGCTTCGGCGTCTCGATCTCGTCGACGAGCGCCACCGCGTAGTCCTCGGCGGAGATGCGGCTCACGCCCTGCTCGTCCACGACGAGGTCCTCCAGGGCCGTGCGGTACGCACCCGTGCGCTCGCCGGGCTCGATCGTGCCGGCGGGGCTGAGGTTGGTCCAGCGCACGTCGGACACCGTCCGGTAGTAGTCGAGCGCGTCGCCGTGCGCGTGCATGATCTGGAGCAGGAACTCGGGGATCCCCTCGGCGTCCCAGACCTTCGTGCCGGCGGGCGTGCGCAGGGAGCCCGCGCCGCCGACCGCGATG is a window encoding:
- a CDS encoding NAD(P)-dependent oxidoreductase is translated as MVRIALFGATGTIGSRVLREALERGHQVTAVVRDPAKLTERHPGLKVTTGDVLDPASVAAAAEGQDVVVSAVGGGDGPGHVATIEPAAKSLVAGVRSLGAMAPRLIAVGGAGSLRTPAGTKVWDAEGIPEFLLQIMHAHGDALDYYRTVSDVRWTNLSPAGTIEPGERTGAYRTALEDLVVDEQGVSRISAEDYAVALVDEIETPKHVGERFTVGY